In a single window of the Bradyrhizobium sp. ORS 285 genome:
- a CDS encoding peptidylprolyl isomerase, with the protein MTTSFPVTKTGLRFGLATALAGSLALSLLVAPARAADDANPVLAKVNGAEIRKSDVALAEEELGPSLAQMDPATKDDNVLSFLIDMKLVSKAAEDKKVADSEDFKKRLAFTRNRLLMDSLLASEGKAATTPDAMKKVYEEASKQIGGEQEVHARHILVETEDEAKAVKAELAKGADFAELAKKKSKDPGASDGGDLGFFTKEQMVPEFANVAFSMEPGKISDPVKTQFGWHIIKVEEKRNRKPPEFDQVKSQIETYVTRKAQADYVSKLREAAKIERLDKPAADAAKPADAKPAEPAKK; encoded by the coding sequence ATGACCACGTCGTTCCCGGTTACGAAAACCGGCCTGCGCTTCGGCCTTGCCACCGCTCTCGCCGGCAGTCTCGCATTGTCCCTGCTGGTCGCCCCCGCGCGCGCCGCCGACGATGCCAACCCGGTGCTGGCCAAGGTGAACGGCGCCGAGATCCGCAAGAGCGACGTCGCGCTCGCCGAAGAGGAGCTCGGGCCGAGCCTCGCCCAGATGGACCCGGCGACCAAGGACGACAACGTGCTGTCGTTCCTGATCGACATGAAGCTCGTCTCCAAGGCCGCCGAGGACAAGAAGGTCGCCGATAGCGAGGACTTCAAGAAGCGCCTCGCCTTCACCCGCAACCGCCTGCTGATGGACAGCCTGCTCGCCAGCGAGGGCAAGGCCGCGACCACGCCGGACGCGATGAAGAAGGTCTACGAGGAAGCCTCCAAGCAGATCGGCGGCGAGCAGGAGGTGCATGCGCGCCACATCCTGGTCGAGACCGAGGACGAGGCCAAGGCGGTCAAGGCCGAGCTCGCCAAGGGCGCCGATTTCGCCGAGCTCGCCAAGAAGAAGTCGAAGGATCCGGGCGCCTCGGATGGCGGCGATCTCGGCTTCTTCACCAAGGAGCAGATGGTCCCGGAATTCGCCAACGTCGCGTTCAGCATGGAGCCGGGCAAGATCTCCGATCCGGTGAAGACCCAGTTCGGCTGGCACATCATCAAGGTCGAAGAGAAGCGCAACCGCAAGCCGCCGGAATTCGATCAGGTCAAGAGCCAGATCGAGACCTACGTGACCCGCAAGGCCCAGGCCGACTACGTCAGCAAGCTGCGCGAAGCCGCGAAGATCGAGCGCCTGGACAAGCCGGCCGCCGACGCCGCCAAGCCGGCCGATGCGAAGCCGGCCGAGCCGGCGAAGAAGTAA